One genomic region from Pseudoduganella dura encodes:
- a CDS encoding gluconate 2-dehydrogenase subunit 3 family protein, translated as MLNHADQGPREPDGARRSTLLRIGALCGLALSGDILAAVGAPKNGSAPELLTREELALTGVLAELIIPQTDTPGALAVGAHRTVDHLLKACVLAPEQAAFRSGLARIESVAAAQGGRRFTALPHARQVALLHALDDGAAPFNDDDRRFFRQLKGFVAFAYYTSEAGATRELAYLPVPGGFTGNVKLTRSTRTWAI; from the coding sequence ATGCTGAATCATGCAGACCAAGGGCCGCGAGAGCCCGACGGCGCGCGCCGTTCCACCCTGCTGCGCATCGGCGCGCTGTGCGGGCTGGCATTGAGCGGCGACATCCTGGCGGCGGTGGGCGCGCCGAAGAATGGGAGCGCTCCCGAGCTGCTGACGCGCGAGGAACTCGCGCTGACCGGCGTGCTGGCCGAGCTGATCATCCCGCAGACGGACACGCCGGGCGCGCTGGCGGTGGGCGCGCACCGCACGGTCGATCACCTGCTGAAGGCCTGCGTGCTCGCGCCCGAACAGGCCGCGTTCAGGTCCGGCCTGGCGCGCATCGAATCGGTCGCCGCGGCGCAGGGCGGCAGGCGCTTCACCGCCCTCCCTCATGCGCGCCAGGTGGCCCTGCTGCACGCGCTCGACGACGGCGCCGCGCCGTTCAACGACGACGACCGGCGCTTCTTCCGCCAGCTCAAGGGCTTCGTGGCGTTCGCCTATTACACCTCCGAGGCGGGCGCCACGCGCGAGCTGGCTTACCTGCCAGTCCCCGGCGGCTTCACCGGCAATGTGAAACTCACCCGATCCACCCGCACCTGGGCCATCTGA